The sequence AGCTGCACAAACGCGATCGCGCCGACCGGATGGCCCTGCTGCGCGAGGAGCGCTCCCGCTTCATCAAGGAGGCCGCCCGGGCCCTCTCGGAGGCGGTCACCGTGCGCGACGTGGCCCGGGTCTTCACCGAGCTGCCGCTGCCCGGCCTGCCGCCGGACGGCCTGGTCCTGGCCTCCTTCGAGGCCGGCCGGGTGCAGATCCTCGGCGCCTCCGGCTACCGGCCCGAGGAACTGGCCGGCTACGACCGCTCGGTGCTGCCGCCGAGCCACCCCGCCGCCGAGGCGCTCCGGGGCCGCGCCCCGGTGTTCTGCGCCAGCCGCGAGGAGTACCGCGAGCGCTACCCGGACGTCTGGGAGCAGGCCCGCCGCACCAGCCGCAGCTCCTGGGCGTTCCTGCCGCTGGTGGCCAGCGGCCGGGCGATCGGCGTCTGCGTGGTCAGCTTCGACGACGACCGCCAGCTGGACGCCGACGAGCGCACCCTGCTCTCCACCCTCGGCGGCCTGGTCGCCCAGTCCCTGGCCAGGGCCCGGCTGCACGACGCCGAGCACGAGCTCGCGGCCGGCCTGCAGCGGGTCATGCTGCCGCGCACCGTGCCCTCGGTACCCGGGGTCACCACCGCCGTCCGCTACCTGGCGGCCGGCTCCGGGCTCCAGATCGGCGGCGACTGGTACGACGTGGTGCCGCTGCCCGGCGGCCACGTCGGCCTGGTGATCGGCGACGTCCAGGGCCACGACGTGCACGCCGCCGGGATCATGGGCCAGCTGCGGATCGCCCTGCGCGCCTACGCCGCCGAGGGCCACCCGCCCGCCGCCGTGATGGCCCGGGCCTCCCGCTTCCTGGCCGACCTGGACACCGACCACTTCGCCACCTGTACCTACGCCGAGGTGAACGTCGACTACGGCGTCGTGTACGCGGTACGGGCCGGCCACCTCGACCCGGTGGTGCGGCGCGCCGACGGCACCGCGAGCACCGTCCCGGTGGCCGGCGGGCTGCCGCTCGGCATCGCGCCCGACGAGGAGTACCGGGTCACCCGGTTCAGCCTGGACCCGGGCGAGACGGTGCTGCTCTGTACCGACGGCCTGGTCGAGGCGCGCGACATGGACCTCGACGAGGGCGTCGCGCGACTCACCTCGGTGCTCGCCGAGCCGCTCGCGGACGCCTCCCGGACCGGCCGCGACCCGCTGGAGGAGCTGGCCGACCGGATCGCCTCGCAGGCCGCCGACTCCAGTGAGCGCGAGGACGACATAGCGCTGCTGCTGCTGCGCTGGGACGGCCCTGAGGGCGGCCTGGCCGCCCAGCAGCTGCGCCGCCGGATCGGGCAGGCCGATCTGGCGCGGATCGCGGAGGTCCGGGCGGAGCTGCGGGACGCGCTGCGCCGCTGGGGTGTCGCCGAGCTGATCGACACCGCGGAGCTGCTCTCCTCGGAGCTGGTCACTAACGCGATCCGGCACACCGACCGGGACGCGATGTTCACCGCCCGGCTCTACCGGGAGCCGGCCGCGGACGGCGGCCGGGCCCGGCTGCGGGTCGAGGTCGAGGACGAGTCGGACCTCTGGCCGACCCGCCGCACACCGGGGGAGCAGGCCTCCTCCGGGCGCGGGCTGATGCTGGTCGAGGCGCTGGCCGACGGCTGGGGCGTGGAGCCCCGGGGGTCGGGCAAGCGGATGTGGTTCGAGCTCACGGTGGCGACGGCGGAGTGACGGCGTCGCAGTGACGCCGGGGGAGTGACGGCGGGGGAGTGACGGTGGCCGAGCGGCCCCCGGGCAGTGGTGCCCGGGGGCCTGCGACGGCTCCGGCCCCGGCTCCGGCCTCACCCGAACTGCTGCTCCAGGTCCTTCAGCTTGCGCTCCAGCGAGTCCAGCCGGGGCAGCGCCACGGTGTCGTCGTCGGGCGTGAGGTCGATGGTGCGCCGTTCGGGCCGGGCCGGCAGGCCCGCCTGCGCCGCCGCGCCCTCCACGGCCTCGGCCCGTGCCGGCGGTTCGACCGCGGGCCGGTCGGGGCCGCCGGGGCCGCCCGCTATGGCGGACTCCGGGCCGGGCTCCAGCTGCCGGGACGCCGCCCCGGAGCCGCCGCCGCGCGGGCGCCAGACGCTGTGGGTGCGGTTGATGGCCCTGATCTCGGCCCGCTCCCGGCGCCCCGCGAGCTTGCGGCGCTCCTTCTCCCTGGCGTGCTCGCGCTTGTCCTCGCGGACCTCGTCGACCGCCTCCTCCAGGCTCCGCACGCCCTCCAGCAGCATCAGCGACCAGGCGGCGTAGGTCTCCCGCGGGGCCCGCAGCCAGCGGACGATCCGGATCTGCGGGAGCGGACGGGGGACCAGGCCCTGTTCGCGCAGCGCGGCCCGGCGGGTCTGTTTGAGGGCCCGGTCGAACAGCACGGCGGCCGAGAGGGACATCCCCGCGAAGAACTGCGGCGCGCCCGCGTGGCCGAAACCGCGTGGGGCGTGCACCCAGTTGAACCAGGCCGAGGCGCCGGCGAACAGCCAGACCAGCAGCCGGGAACCGAGTGCGGCGTCGCCGTGGCTGGCCTCGCGCACGGCGAGCACGGAGCAGAACATTGCCGCCCCGTCCAGGCCGAACGGCACCAGGTACTCCCAGCCGCCGGACAGGTTGAGGTTCTGCACCCCGAACCCGACCAGGCCGTGGAAGGAGAGTGCGGCGGCGACGGCCGCGCAGCAGAACAGCAGGGTGTACGAGGCCCCGCCGTACAGGGACTCCTTGCGGCGGCGCCGTTCCTCGGATCGCTCCCAGGAATCCGCGGTGCCGGTGCCGCCGGATCCCCGGCTCCGGGCCAGGGCCACCACGAGCGCGCTGACCAGCAGCGCGGCAACGCCGGTGACGGCCCAACCGAGCGGTATGTCGGACAATTTCATCGCCTGGACCAGCCTCGCTTTCCTGCGTCGCAATTCCTGCGCCGTGATGGCGGGGACCATCATGACGGATGCTCGGCCGGAGAATGGCTGATTCGCTGTCAATGCGCTGACGAGAGGGATTTCTGGCGAGGGATAAGTCGCATTGTCATATTGATATCAATGGGGAATTCCGGTGTTTCCCGAGGTCGGGGCCCGGCCGGGCCCCGCACCGCCGTTCACCTCCGTCAACCCCGTGTGACGCGGGGGCAGCCGGCGCACATCGCCTCGACCCGGGCGGTGTAGACGAGGCAGCAGCTGGCCCGGCACCGGTCGGAGCGATCGGTGCCGCCGGACGCGGGGTCGGTGAAGCCGGCGCCCGGCGTGAAGGGCGCGCACTCCGGCGCCGGGCGGGCGGCCCGCGGCTCCCTCGGCCCGGACGCCCCGGACACGCCGGGCGCGAACAGTGCGGCGAGCTCCGTCCGGGCGCGCTCCTCCTCGCCGAGCAGGCCCCCGGCGTACCAGAGGCCCTCGACCACGGCGTCGGTGGACATCGCCCACAGGGTGCGCGGGCCGCGTCGCACCTCGGGGCGGAACGCGTCCAGCACCGGGGTGAGGAAGTCCGCCAGCGCCGAGCGGAGCCCGGCGGCGAGGGCCGCCTCGTCGGTCACGGTGCGGGCGCCGGGCGGGAGCGGGGGCGACGGCGTTCCCGGGGGGACGGCCGCGCGCGGGGCCGCCGGGGGAACGGCCGGGGGGACGGCCGCGCCCGGTGCCGCCGGATCGTCCGGCAGGCAGAGGAAGGCGCCCGGGCGGACCGTCAGTTCACCGGTGCGGCGGCGGACCGCGATGTCGCCGGGCACGAGCAGCGGCACCCGGCGCTCCAGGAACCACGGCAGGGTGAACAGCAGCGCGACCGGCCAGACGAACCGGTGCAGCCCGATGCCCGCCGCCACGTCGGGGCGCAGCGGCTGCCCGTAGCGGGCCAGGGCCTGCCGGGCGTCGTACGAGATCAGCTCGCGCAGCGCGGCCGGCCGGGCCACCAGGTCGGCCCCCGCGAGCCAGCCCCGGCCGCTGCGGGGCGGGGCGCAGCGCACCCGGAGGGCGGGGAGCACCTCGCCGAGCCGGCGGTACGCGGCCGGCCCGGCGGCGGTGACGGTGCCGCGGATCCCGGTGGCAGTGGTGCTGCGGACGGCGGCGGTGGGGCCGCCGGTGCCGCGGGTGGTCGCCGGGCCGGTGGGGCCGGGGCGAGGTCCGGGGCCGGGTCGGCCGACGGCCGTCGCCACGGGGGTGGACCGGGTGCTGTGCGCGCTCATGGTGGGCCCCATCGGGTCGACCGGGCCACGCCGGACCGCCCGGTCCGTGCCCGGGCCGGGGCCCGTCCGCCGCCGGCGCGCCCGGTGTGGCGGGGCACGCCGTGGCGCCGTCGCGCCGTACGTCCGGACCCGGCCGGCCGGGGCTTGGCGGAGCCCGGGAACGGCAAGGCGAACCTGGCCGGGGCACTGCTCGACCCGGCCAGGTTAGGGTCACCTTAGCTGATCGGGCCCCCGGCCTGCCTCCCGATGCGTCCGTCCGGGGGAGCGCCCGGCGCGCGCCCCGCGCCGAGCTGGCGTGCGAGCCAGACCGGCACGCCCCCGAGCGCCTGCACCAGTCGGGTCGCCTCCGCCCGCAGGCGGGTGGCCTCCTCCGGTTCCGACACCTCGGCCAGCGCGGCCAGCGCCGGGGCCACCCCGACCGTGAAGCCCAGCTGCTCGCGCAGCCGCAGCGAGGCGTCGAAGCCCTCCCGGGCCCGCTCGTGGTCCCCGGCGGCCAGCGCCAGCGCGGCCAGGTGCCGCCAGGTCGACGAGCGCAGCAGTTCGTCGCCGCGCTCGCCCGCCCCCTCGTGGGCCCGGCGGTAGGCGATCCAGGCCGCCGTCGGGTCGCGGAGCAGGTTCTCCGCCACCAGCCCCCGGCGGAAGTCCAGCAGCGGCCGGCCCGGCGCGTCCGGCGGCAGCAGTGCCGAGGTGCGGCCGAGCGCGGCCTGCGCCTCGTCCAGACGGTCGCGCGCGCCCAGCACGCTGGCCACGTACGCCAGGAAGCCCCGGGCGCAGGCCGCCGCCGCGCGCTGCTCGGTGGTGGTCACGGTGGCCTCGGCGAGTCTCAGCGCCTGCTCCGCCTGGTTCCAGTGGGTGGCGGTGAACAGGCACTGCTCGATCAGGAGTTCGGCCCTGATCAGAGCCGCCGCCGGGTCGCGTTCGGCGGCCGGCCGCAGCAGGTCGGCGGCCTCCCGCCAGCACGCCCGGGACCGCAGCCGCCATACGGTGTCCCCCGGCTCCGGGGGCGCCGTCCGCCCCGGTGCGTCCTGACCGTTCGGGCCCCATCCGTGCTCCGACAACGCCACCTCCTTGTGTGCGCCATCCAGCAGGACGCGGGCCCTCCCCGTCCGTGGCACGACACACCACAGGCCCGCGTTGTGGCGGCAATTCAACACGGGGGCGAGCTTGTGCACCAGATCACGAGCGGAGGTTGTTGCGCGCGGCCGGCTTTTCGTCTAAACGATCAGCGGCCGGTCGGTCGGGGCCCGAACGAGGCCTCAGGACGTCCAGCCGGTCTCCATCAGGGCCTCGGCGGCGCCGTTCGCGGGCTGCGGCACACCCGCCAGATCCAGGCTGAACAGGGCCACCAGCAGCTGTTCGCCGCGCACCGTGGCCTGGTGCGAATAGCCCGCAAGAGTGAACATCGCGGCGGCCATCTCCTCCGCGTGCAGGGTCTGCAGCCACAGGCACTCGACCGACTTCACGTCCGCCGGCTCGGTCCAGGTGTCCACCTGCGCGACCATCCGGCTGCCCAGCAGCGTCACCCCGTCGCGTTCCTGGGCCTCCGTCAGCTCCAGGTCGTCGAAGCCCAGCCACTCCAGGTAGCGGGCGGCGGTGAACACCGCGTCCTGCGAGGTCCGCACCGGGTGCGGGCGGAACGGCGCCCGGCGCCTCCACTGCGCGGTCTGGCCGCCGGACCCGGTGGCCGGGGGCGCGGCGGCGGGCGGCGCGTCCAGGGAGTGCGCGGGCCGGGCCGGGTGCGGGTGGGAGGCCCGCGGCCCGGCGGTGGCGCCCAGCGGGCCGGCCGCCGCCCCGCCGCCCAGCCGGGTGGTCCGGTCCACCGGGAGCCGCACGGTGGCGCCGCAGTTGCAGGTGAACTCGGGCTGCGGCCACTGGTCGGAGCGCCCGCAGTGCGGGCAGCGCATGCTCAGCCAGGAGTCCTCCCAGGACCGGAACCGGACCTGGACCGGCACCCCGCCGCGCAGCAGCGGCACCTTCAGCGAGGCGCCGCACGGGCACGGCAGCGAGGGCGGCTCGTAGAGGTGCTCCCGCCGGCAGGCGGGGCAGCGGATCGCCCGGGCGCCACCCGCCGCCCCCGGGCCGCGCCCGGCCGGGTCGTGTCCGGTGAAGTCGTCGGGCAGTCCGGCCATCGCGGGGTACCGTCCGTTCGAATCGGGGGCGGAGTGACGTGTCCCATGCTCCCCGAAACCCGTGGGGTGCGGCGCGGAATGCGGCAATCCTCAGGGAGGAATCAGGGGTGCGCGCCCGAATCCTCGCCGGTGAGGAGGAGGGCGGTCCCCCTCGGGCGGGAGTCCCGTCCCGAGCGGCGGGGGCGGGGCCGGCGGCGGTCCGGTGGGTAACGGCGGTCCGGGTGTCGGGACGGGGGCTGTCCGGTGGGTGACAGCGGTCCGGGACGGGGCGGTCCGGTGCCGGGACGGCGGCTGTCCCGAGCAGCGGCGGCGGTCCGGTGCCGGGCGGGTGTCACCCCGCTCCCCAGCGGGCGAGGTCGGCGGGCGTGTCCAGGTCGTCGGGGGAGGCGATGTCGGCGCACTCGACCGGCACCAACTCCCCGGCGTGCGCCGCCAGCAGGGCCCGGGCCCCGGCGTCCCCCCGCGCGCCCGCGGCCGCCTCGGCGAGGTACCCGGCCCCGATCAGCACCGGGTGCCCGCGCCGCCCCCCGTACGTCGCCGCGGCCAGCCCGGCCCCGGCCCGGTGCGCGGCCAGCAGCCGGGCCACCGCGGCCGCTCCCACCCCCGGCGTGTCCACCAGCATCACCAGCACCGCCGAGGACCCGGCGGGCAGCGCGGCCAGACCGGCCCGCAGCGAGGAGCCCATGCCGCCCTCCCAGTCCGGATTGGCCACCAGCCGGCAGCCCGGCAGATGCGCGGTGGAACGCACCCGCTCCCGGTCCGCGCCCAGCACCACCGTCACCTCCCGGCAGCCGCCCGCGCGGGCCGCCGCCGCGGCGTGCTCCACCAGCGGCCGCCCCCGGTACGGCAGCAGTGCCTTCGGTCGTCCGCCCAACCGGCGTCCGCCGCCGGCCGCCAGCACCAGCGCGGTGACCGCGTCCCTCTGTTCCATGGGCCCAGCCTGCCCGGCCGGGCCGCCGGGGCACAGTCCGGCCGCCGGGTGTTGGACGATCGCACGAGCGCGGACGGCGGCGAGTGGCCGTGCCCCGGCGGTTCGGCCGCTGGTGCTCCTGCCGCAGGGCCCCTGTACTGGGCGGATGAGCAGCGCGTCGAGGAACAGTGCGTCGAGGAACAGCACGTCGGGCACCACCGTGCAGGGCACCACCGGGCCGGGCGCCACCGTGCAGGGCACCACCGCGTCGGGCACCACCGCGCCGGGGACGGTCGCCGTCGGGCCGGACCGCGTCGTCACGGGTCGACCCGGGGCGGCGCACCCCCTGGTGGACCGGTACGGGCGGGTGCACACCGATCTGCGGGTGTCGCTGACCGACCGGTGCAATCTGCGCTGCACCTACTGCATGCC comes from Streptomyces sp. TLI_053 and encodes:
- a CDS encoding (2Fe-2S)-binding protein, with the translated sequence MSAHSTRSTPVATAVGRPGPGPRPGPTGPATTRGTGGPTAAVRSTTATGIRGTVTAAGPAAYRRLGEVLPALRVRCAPPRSGRGWLAGADLVARPAALRELISYDARQALARYGQPLRPDVAAGIGLHRFVWPVALLFTLPWFLERRVPLLVPGDIAVRRRTGELTVRPGAFLCLPDDPAAPGAAVPPAVPPAAPRAAVPPGTPSPPLPPGARTVTDEAALAAGLRSALADFLTPVLDAFRPEVRRGPRTLWAMSTDAVVEGLWYAGGLLGEEERARTELAALFAPGVSGASGPREPRAARPAPECAPFTPGAGFTDPASGGTDRSDRCRASCCLVYTARVEAMCAGCPRVTRG
- a CDS encoding DUF2637 domain-containing protein, with translation MKLSDIPLGWAVTGVAALLVSALVVALARSRGSGGTGTADSWERSEERRRRKESLYGGASYTLLFCCAAVAAALSFHGLVGFGVQNLNLSGGWEYLVPFGLDGAAMFCSVLAVREASHGDAALGSRLLVWLFAGASAWFNWVHAPRGFGHAGAPQFFAGMSLSAAVLFDRALKQTRRAALREQGLVPRPLPQIRIVRWLRAPRETYAAWSLMLLEGVRSLEEAVDEVREDKREHAREKERRKLAGRRERAEIRAINRTHSVWRPRGGGSGAASRQLEPGPESAIAGGPGGPDRPAVEPPARAEAVEGAAAQAGLPARPERRTIDLTPDDDTVALPRLDSLERKLKDLEQQFG
- a CDS encoding NTP transferase domain-containing protein, coding for MEQRDAVTALVLAAGGGRRLGGRPKALLPYRGRPLVEHAAAAARAGGCREVTVVLGADRERVRSTAHLPGCRLVANPDWEGGMGSSLRAGLAALPAGSSAVLVMLVDTPGVGAAAVARLLAAHRAGAGLAAATYGGRRGHPVLIGAGYLAEAAAGARGDAGARALLAAHAGELVPVECADIASPDDLDTPADLARWGAG
- a CDS encoding SpoIIE family protein phosphatase — translated: MPTEPESPGPALPSGPPTTGSGRARPPAQAARRHALRTAPGLAAGRLAPMLSGGLPLSPGDSTPDWLEPAMAANGIGSFDWDIRRDILEGDQRACTIVGLDSAEKGRFDRTSASFLALLHPEDAPVVRRRVERAVAELGQCGAYYRTVGPHGTTRAVRFRGRVLADAFGRASRMVGFVWDATVELHKRDRADRMALLREERSRFIKEAARALSEAVTVRDVARVFTELPLPGLPPDGLVLASFEAGRVQILGASGYRPEELAGYDRSVLPPSHPAAEALRGRAPVFCASREEYRERYPDVWEQARRTSRSSWAFLPLVASGRAIGVCVVSFDDDRQLDADERTLLSTLGGLVAQSLARARLHDAEHELAAGLQRVMLPRTVPSVPGVTTAVRYLAAGSGLQIGGDWYDVVPLPGGHVGLVIGDVQGHDVHAAGIMGQLRIALRAYAAEGHPPAAVMARASRFLADLDTDHFATCTYAEVNVDYGVVYAVRAGHLDPVVRRADGTASTVPVAGGLPLGIAPDEEYRVTRFSLDPGETVLLCTDGLVEARDMDLDEGVARLTSVLAEPLADASRTGRDPLEELADRIASQAADSSEREDDIALLLLRWDGPEGGLAAQQLRRRIGQADLARIAEVRAELRDALRRWGVAELIDTAELLSSELVTNAIRHTDRDAMFTARLYREPAADGGRARLRVEVEDESDLWPTRRTPGEQASSGRGLMLVEALADGWGVEPRGSGKRMWFELTVATAE